Proteins encoded by one window of Colletes latitarsis isolate SP2378_abdomen chromosome 5, iyColLati1, whole genome shotgun sequence:
- the LOC143342191 gene encoding methionyl-tRNA formyltransferase, mitochondrial isoform X1: MVFFNLPISGTKQFLYTSRKLKKTLLSIVKTTAHSYDVCNRKSHSISQNAPWNVLFFGTDKFSVESLKILHNKRESKVLQRLEVVTVNKGKENAIIKYAKENGIIIHDWPIEINVSKKFHIGIVVSFGHLIPSNIINSFPLGMLNVHASLLPRWRGAAPIIYSLMNGEQETGVTIMKILPKKFDIGEIVLQKQIDIGEHETLPELYAKLAKFGANLLGNIFDNLPQLMKSAVPQNETNVTYAPKITSKIALIKWNEMSANNVYNLHRALLGLYPLITTFQNTTIKLHDIKKIEKPVPTELTGEMPGVVIYDKINSALIIKCKEDCVSVKKVVIRGKSAMSARDFNNGYIYGKNKTKEFFS, translated from the exons ATGGTATTTTTTAATCTTCCAATATCAGgaacaaaacagtttttatataCATCGAGGAAATTGAAGAAAACATTGTTGTCGATTGTTAAAACAACAGCACATTCTTACGACGTTTGTAACAGAAAATCACATTCAATATCGCAAAATGCTCCGTGGAACGTATTATTTTTTGGTACGGACAAATTTTCTGTCGAGAGCTTGAAAATCTTACATAATAAGCG TGAATCTAAAGTTTTGCAACGATTAGAAGTTGTTACAGTAAACAAAGGAAAAGAAAATGCCATTATAAAGTATGCAAAGGAAAATGGAATTATTATACATGATTGGCCAATTGAAATTAATGTatctaaaaaatttcatattgggATAGTTGTTTCATTTGGTCATTTGATTCCATCCAACATCATAAATTCATTTCCATT GGGCATGTTAAATGTTCATGCTAGCTTATTGCCAAGATGGAGAGGAGCAGCACCAATAATTTATTCATTAATGAATGGAGAACAAGAAACAGGAGTTACAATAATGAAGATATTGCcaaaaaa attTGATATAGGAGAAATAGTGTTGCAAAAGCAAATTGATATTGGTGAGCATGAAACATTGCCAGAATTATATGCTAAATTAGCAAAATTTGGAGCAAATCTCTTAGGAAATATATTTGACAATTTACCACAATTAATGAAATCTGCAGTGCCTCAAAACGAAACGAATGTTACATATG CACCAAAAATAACATCAAAAATAGCTTTAATTAAGTGGAATGAAATGTCAGCAAACAATGTTTATAACTTACACCGTGCTCTTTTAGGATTGTATCCATTAATTACAACATTTCAGAATACAACAATAAAATTACATGATATCAAAAAGATCGAAAAACCAGTTCCAACAGAATTGACAGGAGAAATGCCAG GGGTTGTAATATATGATAAAATAAATAGTGCACTGATTATAAAATGTAAGGAAGATTGTGTTTCTGTAAAAAAAGTAGTTATTCGCGGTAAATCTGCTATGAGTGCACGTGACTTTAATAATGGTTATATATAtggtaaaaataaaacgaaagaatTCTTTTCATGA
- the Rad50 gene encoding DNA repair protein rad50 isoform X2, translating to MSRIRRLSVRGIRNFGDDNEEAKIRFSRPLTLILGPNGTGKTTIIEALKFATCGEFPPSSDRGKFFIHDPTLSATSMVRGVVKAEIIDAVGNIYTICRTIESSKANLTVKFKTLDSALSRIPKGSTQAVSITNRCANVDSELTVAMGVTRSILDYVIFCHQEDLNWPFQDGKKLKEKFDEIFDSARFNKALENITKLAKEYQQKVLVVKEQQQSCQLIVSEVVDKETKLEDNEKRLNNIKIKIEEINQELIPINKKINKMQKLDSDYKNLQTEEKQIKTEYDMTKQQLSRLKENIQDVFEGTMEELMLEIKSYDENLMGKTNEIKEFEIRLKDIAKKESAVASALADERVTSGTLKQQIKDEEKATAHRNKVLNGALSAWGLDNIHSNISDMEFLALSKRLQEKLRELEHRVEENKIKRDGEEKELQTEIDILRNEYSKIESEKSLKENEVVETRDEINRIKSEIIRIGAAVSTVNSLETKMNVVKRKIEQLSKIMDVDTAKKEVLDKIKTRDETDALLNAVDEEIASLLKQSSLQAELEIHKSTLLSKETELQKLKAKHEETILKLLDIKELTQTKLKNDLNVAQKELINQIESIMREIQTEERRSTTLETTISHIEHELQKKKEEIESDKKKISLICHYKDFDEALLLQSRKVKDLQDKRGIYAHQGAAYKEYMKQLREINPCCPLCHRGFDERQTIENLLKEMETEMESHPNRLKECEIELKTQQEKYDKMLQLKPVVEKVIQLEENESDKLMNNLEESRNSLTKSQICITKLKEKMIDPENRLAMCKDIVGDIMLWDRCVDEIFKHKQTIDNFESRMVLAGIKSKRSLEEAQSQREELKTSLKKIRDDIENLQSAINTHNEKMHNAREEQNVLQGELLKIRTNIQQLKQLRDQQETLFSKEISLGKLVDTLRQKMTAAKNKLNLGLERLDKKKRELRDKHDADRQLLADGTNRLMELDKVQEEVEMYVRQKIPEALERSELKIQNYESSINEFLHVKSDTEATINKLKEEITRHEFRKRELSDNIVLRKTHDNIKSLKQQYSGIKEKLSVINYAEILEEWQNLQGRAELLLRQKNMAKGNQEELERAVEQYTRELKKETYRQARTNYKNKSIELTVVQETIANLKAYSRALDIAMIEYHEERMATINRIIKKLWKLVYTGTDTTSIEIRTDATEGVGSKKRTYNYKLIQTKHGHELDMKGRCSAGQKVNLIF from the exons ATGTCACGAATAAGAAGACTTTCCGTACGTGGTATTCGTAATTTCGGTGACGATAACGAAGAGgctaaaattcgattttcacgACCTTTAACACTTATTCTTGGTCCAAATGGCACAGGGAAGACGACAATTATCGAAGCTCTTAAATTCGCTACTTGCGGCGAATTTCCACCCAGCTCAGATCGTGGGAAATTTTTTATTCACGATCCGACCTTATCAGCAACTTCGATG GTGCGGGGAGTCGTAAAAGCTGAAATAATTGATGCAGTTGGTAATATTTATACAATATGTAGAACAATAGAATCTTCGAAAGCAAATTTAACGGTAAAATTTAAAACTCTTGATAGTGCCTTGAGTAGAATACCAAAAGGTAGTACACAG GCAGTATCAATAACCAATCGATGTGCTAATGTCGATAGTGAGCTAACAGTAGCAATGGGAGTAACAAGATCAATTTTGGACTATGTAATATTTTGTCACCAAGAGGATCTTAATTGGCCATTTCAAGATGgtaaaaaattgaaagaaaaatttgatGAAATTTTTGATAGTGCTAGATTCAATAAAGCTCTTGAAAATATTACAAAGCTGGCTAAAGAGTACCAACAGAAAGTACTTGTAGTGAAAGAGCAACAACAAAGTTGTCAATTAATTGTTTCTGAAGTTGTAGATAAAGAAACAAAGCTCGAAGATAATGAAAAACGattgaataatataaaaataaaaatagaagaaatTAATCAGGAATTGATACCTATAAATAAAAAGATTAATAAAATGCAAAAGCTAGATTCTGATTACAAAAATTTGCAAACTGAAGAGAAACAGATAAAAACCGAATATGATATGACCAAACAGCAATTGAGTAGATTGAAAGAAAATATACAAGATGTATTTGAGGGAACAATGGAGGAATTAATGTTAGAAATAAAATCGTATGATGAAAATTTAATGGGGAAAACTAATGAAATAAAAGAATTTGAGATAAGATTAAAAGATATTGCTAAAAAAGAATCCGCGGTAGCAAGCGCGTTAGCTGATGAAAGAGTAACCAGTGGTACTTTAAAGCAACAGATTAAAGATGAAGAAAAAGCAACTGCCCACCGTAACAAAGTATTAAATGGAGCATTATCTGCTTGGGGTCTTGATAACATACATTCTAATATATCTGACATGGAATTTTTAGCTCTTTCTAAAAGGTTGCAGGAAAAATTGCGGGAGTTAGAACATAGAgtagaagaaaacaaaataaaaagagaTGGAGAAGAGAAAGAATTGCAAACGGAAATAGATATTTTGCGTAATGAATACTCGAAAATTGAATCGGAAAAGAGCCTAAAAGAAAACGAAGTAGTTGAAACAAGAGATGAAATTAATAGAATAAAATCGGAAATAATACGGATTGGTGCTGCAGTAAGTACGGTAAACTCTcttgaaacaaaaatgaatGTTGTTAAACGTAAAATTGAGCAATTGAGTAAAATAATGGATGTAGATACTGCAAAGAAAGAAGTTCTTGATAAAATTAAGACACGAGATGAAACGGACGCGCTATTAAATGCAGTTGATGAAGAAATAGCGTCATTATTGAAACAGAGTTCATTACAAGCTGAATTAGAAATACATAAATCTACATTGCTTTCTAAAGAAACAGAATTACAAAAATTGAAAGCCAAACACGAGGAAACAATATTGAAGTTACTGGATATtaaagaactaacacaaactaaATTGAAAAATGATTTAAATGTGGCTCAGAAAGAATTG ATAAATCAGATAGAATCTATCATGCGGGAAATTCAGACAGAAGAACGTCGTTCTACAACATTAGAAACAACAATATCACACATTGAACACGAACttcaaaagaaaaaagaagaaatagAGT ccgataaaaaaaagatttcattaATTTGTCATTATAAGGACTTTGATGAAGCTTTATTATTACAATCAAGAAAAGTAAAAGATTTACAAGATAAAAGGGGGATATATGCTCATCAAGGCGCTGCTTATAAAGAGTACATGAAACAGTTGAGAGAAATAAATCCCTGTTGTCCTTTGTGTCACAGAGGCTTTGATGAACGCCAAACGATAGAGAACTTATTAAAAGAAATGGAAACTGAAATGGAAAGTCATCCAAACCGTTTGAAAGAATGTGAAATAGAATTGAAGACACAACAAGAGAAATATGATAAGATGTTACAATTAAAGCCGGTAGTTGAGAAAGTAATACAATTAGAAGAAAATGAATCAGACAAACTAAT GAATAATTTGGAAGAGTCTAGAAATAGTCTGACAAAATCACAAATATGTATAACGaagttaaaagaaaaaatgattGATCCCGAAAATAGACTCGCAATGTGCAAAGACATTGTGGGTGATATTATGTTATGGGACAGATGTgtcgatgaaatttttaaacataaACAAACAATTGATAATTTTGAATCTCGCATGGTTCTTGCAG GAATTAAATCAAAACGAAGCCTTGAGGAAGCTCAAAGTCAAAGAGAAGAACTGAAAAcatctttaaaaaaaattcgtgaTGATATTGAAAATTTACAGTCCGCGATAAATACGCACAATGAAAAAATGCATAACGCCCGGGAAGAACAAAATGTATTGCAGGGGGAACTGTTAAAAATACGTACAAACATACAACAATTAAAACAATTGCGAGACCAGCAGGAAACATTGTTTTCAAAAGAAATCTCGCTTGGAAAATTAGTAGACACTCTAAGGCAAAAAATGACTGCagcaaaaaataaattaaatttaggaCTTGAAAGATTAGATAAAAAGAAA cGAGAACTTCGGGACAAACACGATGCTGATAGACAATTATTAGCAGACGGAACTAATCGTTTAATGGAATTAGATAAAGTACAAGAGGAAGTTGAAATGTATGTACGTCAGAAAATTCCCGAGGCTTTAGAACGTTCTGAACTAAAGATACAGAATTACGAAAGTTCTATCAATGAATTTCTCCACGTAAAAAGTGATACTGAAGCAACGATAAATAAACTAAAGGAAGAAATTACTCGCCATGAGTTCCGAAAAAGGGAATTATCCGACAACATTGTATTGCGCAAAACTCATGACAATATTAAAAGTTTAAAACAGCAATATTCAggtataaaagaaaaattaagcgTTATAAATTACGCTGAAATATTAGAAGAATGGCAAAACTTGCAGGGTCGAGCAGAACTTCTATTGCGTCAG aaaaatatgGCCAAAGGTAATCAAGAAGAATTAGAAAGGGCTGTAGAACAGTATACTCGAGAGTTGAAGAAGGAAACTTATAGACAAGCTCGTACAAATTATAAGAACAAGTCCATCGAATTAACA GTGGTGCAAGAAACCATAGCAAATTTAAAAGCATATAGTAGAGCACTGGATATTGCTATGATAGAGTATCATGAAGAACGTATGGCAACAATTAACAGAATTATAAAGAAACTGTGGAAACTTGTATATACTGGTACAGACACGACATCTATAGAAATTCGCACAGATGCTACTGAAGGTGTAGGGTCTAAAAAGAGAACATACAACTATAAACTAATTCAAACAAAACATGGTCATGAATTGGATATGAAAGGTCGCTGTAGTGCAGGACAAAAAGTAAACCTTATCTTCTAA
- the Rad50 gene encoding DNA repair protein rad50 isoform X1: MSRIRRLSVRGIRNFGDDNEEAKIRFSRPLTLILGPNGTGKTTIIEALKFATCGEFPPSSDRGKFFIHDPTLSATSMVRGVVKAEIIDAVGNIYTICRTIESSKANLTVKFKTLDSALSRIPKGSTQAVSITNRCANVDSELTVAMGVTRSILDYVIFCHQEDLNWPFQDGKKLKEKFDEIFDSARFNKALENITKLAKEYQQKVLVVKEQQQSCQLIVSEVVDKETKLEDNEKRLNNIKIKIEEINQELIPINKKINKMQKLDSDYKNLQTEEKQIKTEYDMTKQQLSRLKENIQDVFEGTMEELMLEIKSYDENLMGKTNEIKEFEIRLKDIAKKESAVASALADERVTSGTLKQQIKDEEKATAHRNKVLNGALSAWGLDNIHSNISDMEFLALSKRLQEKLRELEHRVEENKIKRDGEEKELQTEIDILRNEYSKIESEKSLKENEVVETRDEINRIKSEIIRIGAAVSTVNSLETKMNVVKRKIEQLSKIMDVDTAKKEVLDKIKTRDETDALLNAVDEEIASLLKQSSLQAELEIHKSTLLSKETELQKLKAKHEETILKLLDIKELTQTKLKNDLNVAQKELINQIESIMREIQTEERRSTTLETTISHIEHELQKKKEEIESDKKKISLICHYKDFDEALLLQSRKVKDLQDKRGIYAHQGAAYKEYMKQLREINPCCPLCHRGFDERQTIENLLKEMETEMESHPNRLKECEIELKTQQEKYDKMLQLKPVVEKVIQLEENESDKLMNNLEESRNSLTKSQICITKLKEKMIDPENRLAMCKDIVGDIMLWDRCVDEIFKHKQTIDNFESRMVLAGIKSKRSLEEAQSQREELKTSLKKIRDDIENLQSAINTHNEKMHNAREEQNVLQGELLKIRTNIQQLKQLRDQQETLFSKEISLGKLVDTLRQKMTAAKNKLNLGLERLDKKKRELRDKHDADRQLLADGTNRLMELDKVQEEVEMYVRQKIPEALERSELKIQNYESSINEFLHVKSDTEATINKLKEEITRHEFRKRELSDNIVLRKTHDNIKSLKQQYSGIKEKLSVINYAEILEEWQNLQGRAELLLRQKNMAKGNQEELERAVEQYTRELKKETYRQARTNYKNKSIELTVVQETIANLKAYSRALDIAMIEYHEERMATINRIIKKLWKLVYTGTDTTSIEIRTDATEGVGSKKRTYNYKLIQTKHGHELDMKGRCSAGQKVLASIIIRLALAKTFCKDCGILALDEPTTNLDQQNADSLANALAKIVKTRSHQKNFQLIVISHDEKFLFKLAELNSNKGFYELYRKSNGYSAIKYCQMNDRDRIDTNIIKDRISSDDEVFEYSTETEDTPQSERSSNEISHLKNLYHKKRSISDRDSEEHTESIPSKKRYVLDM, translated from the exons ATGTCACGAATAAGAAGACTTTCCGTACGTGGTATTCGTAATTTCGGTGACGATAACGAAGAGgctaaaattcgattttcacgACCTTTAACACTTATTCTTGGTCCAAATGGCACAGGGAAGACGACAATTATCGAAGCTCTTAAATTCGCTACTTGCGGCGAATTTCCACCCAGCTCAGATCGTGGGAAATTTTTTATTCACGATCCGACCTTATCAGCAACTTCGATG GTGCGGGGAGTCGTAAAAGCTGAAATAATTGATGCAGTTGGTAATATTTATACAATATGTAGAACAATAGAATCTTCGAAAGCAAATTTAACGGTAAAATTTAAAACTCTTGATAGTGCCTTGAGTAGAATACCAAAAGGTAGTACACAG GCAGTATCAATAACCAATCGATGTGCTAATGTCGATAGTGAGCTAACAGTAGCAATGGGAGTAACAAGATCAATTTTGGACTATGTAATATTTTGTCACCAAGAGGATCTTAATTGGCCATTTCAAGATGgtaaaaaattgaaagaaaaatttgatGAAATTTTTGATAGTGCTAGATTCAATAAAGCTCTTGAAAATATTACAAAGCTGGCTAAAGAGTACCAACAGAAAGTACTTGTAGTGAAAGAGCAACAACAAAGTTGTCAATTAATTGTTTCTGAAGTTGTAGATAAAGAAACAAAGCTCGAAGATAATGAAAAACGattgaataatataaaaataaaaatagaagaaatTAATCAGGAATTGATACCTATAAATAAAAAGATTAATAAAATGCAAAAGCTAGATTCTGATTACAAAAATTTGCAAACTGAAGAGAAACAGATAAAAACCGAATATGATATGACCAAACAGCAATTGAGTAGATTGAAAGAAAATATACAAGATGTATTTGAGGGAACAATGGAGGAATTAATGTTAGAAATAAAATCGTATGATGAAAATTTAATGGGGAAAACTAATGAAATAAAAGAATTTGAGATAAGATTAAAAGATATTGCTAAAAAAGAATCCGCGGTAGCAAGCGCGTTAGCTGATGAAAGAGTAACCAGTGGTACTTTAAAGCAACAGATTAAAGATGAAGAAAAAGCAACTGCCCACCGTAACAAAGTATTAAATGGAGCATTATCTGCTTGGGGTCTTGATAACATACATTCTAATATATCTGACATGGAATTTTTAGCTCTTTCTAAAAGGTTGCAGGAAAAATTGCGGGAGTTAGAACATAGAgtagaagaaaacaaaataaaaagagaTGGAGAAGAGAAAGAATTGCAAACGGAAATAGATATTTTGCGTAATGAATACTCGAAAATTGAATCGGAAAAGAGCCTAAAAGAAAACGAAGTAGTTGAAACAAGAGATGAAATTAATAGAATAAAATCGGAAATAATACGGATTGGTGCTGCAGTAAGTACGGTAAACTCTcttgaaacaaaaatgaatGTTGTTAAACGTAAAATTGAGCAATTGAGTAAAATAATGGATGTAGATACTGCAAAGAAAGAAGTTCTTGATAAAATTAAGACACGAGATGAAACGGACGCGCTATTAAATGCAGTTGATGAAGAAATAGCGTCATTATTGAAACAGAGTTCATTACAAGCTGAATTAGAAATACATAAATCTACATTGCTTTCTAAAGAAACAGAATTACAAAAATTGAAAGCCAAACACGAGGAAACAATATTGAAGTTACTGGATATtaaagaactaacacaaactaaATTGAAAAATGATTTAAATGTGGCTCAGAAAGAATTG ATAAATCAGATAGAATCTATCATGCGGGAAATTCAGACAGAAGAACGTCGTTCTACAACATTAGAAACAACAATATCACACATTGAACACGAACttcaaaagaaaaaagaagaaatagAGT ccgataaaaaaaagatttcattaATTTGTCATTATAAGGACTTTGATGAAGCTTTATTATTACAATCAAGAAAAGTAAAAGATTTACAAGATAAAAGGGGGATATATGCTCATCAAGGCGCTGCTTATAAAGAGTACATGAAACAGTTGAGAGAAATAAATCCCTGTTGTCCTTTGTGTCACAGAGGCTTTGATGAACGCCAAACGATAGAGAACTTATTAAAAGAAATGGAAACTGAAATGGAAAGTCATCCAAACCGTTTGAAAGAATGTGAAATAGAATTGAAGACACAACAAGAGAAATATGATAAGATGTTACAATTAAAGCCGGTAGTTGAGAAAGTAATACAATTAGAAGAAAATGAATCAGACAAACTAAT GAATAATTTGGAAGAGTCTAGAAATAGTCTGACAAAATCACAAATATGTATAACGaagttaaaagaaaaaatgattGATCCCGAAAATAGACTCGCAATGTGCAAAGACATTGTGGGTGATATTATGTTATGGGACAGATGTgtcgatgaaatttttaaacataaACAAACAATTGATAATTTTGAATCTCGCATGGTTCTTGCAG GAATTAAATCAAAACGAAGCCTTGAGGAAGCTCAAAGTCAAAGAGAAGAACTGAAAAcatctttaaaaaaaattcgtgaTGATATTGAAAATTTACAGTCCGCGATAAATACGCACAATGAAAAAATGCATAACGCCCGGGAAGAACAAAATGTATTGCAGGGGGAACTGTTAAAAATACGTACAAACATACAACAATTAAAACAATTGCGAGACCAGCAGGAAACATTGTTTTCAAAAGAAATCTCGCTTGGAAAATTAGTAGACACTCTAAGGCAAAAAATGACTGCagcaaaaaataaattaaatttaggaCTTGAAAGATTAGATAAAAAGAAA cGAGAACTTCGGGACAAACACGATGCTGATAGACAATTATTAGCAGACGGAACTAATCGTTTAATGGAATTAGATAAAGTACAAGAGGAAGTTGAAATGTATGTACGTCAGAAAATTCCCGAGGCTTTAGAACGTTCTGAACTAAAGATACAGAATTACGAAAGTTCTATCAATGAATTTCTCCACGTAAAAAGTGATACTGAAGCAACGATAAATAAACTAAAGGAAGAAATTACTCGCCATGAGTTCCGAAAAAGGGAATTATCCGACAACATTGTATTGCGCAAAACTCATGACAATATTAAAAGTTTAAAACAGCAATATTCAggtataaaagaaaaattaagcgTTATAAATTACGCTGAAATATTAGAAGAATGGCAAAACTTGCAGGGTCGAGCAGAACTTCTATTGCGTCAG aaaaatatgGCCAAAGGTAATCAAGAAGAATTAGAAAGGGCTGTAGAACAGTATACTCGAGAGTTGAAGAAGGAAACTTATAGACAAGCTCGTACAAATTATAAGAACAAGTCCATCGAATTAACA GTGGTGCAAGAAACCATAGCAAATTTAAAAGCATATAGTAGAGCACTGGATATTGCTATGATAGAGTATCATGAAGAACGTATGGCAACAATTAACAGAATTATAAAGAAACTGTGGAAACTTGTATATACTGGTACAGACACGACATCTATAGAAATTCGCACAGATGCTACTGAAGGTGTAGGGTCTAAAAAGAGAACATACAACTATAAACTAATTCAAACAAAACATGGTCATGAATTGGATATGAAAGGTCGCTGTAGTGCAGGACAAAAA GTTTTAGCGTCCATAATTATAAGGCTCGCTTTAGCAAAAACTTTTTGTAAAGATTGTGGAATTCTCGCACTGGATGAGCCAACAACAAACTTGGATCAACAAAATGCAGATAGCTTAGCAAACGCATTAGCCAA GATTGTTAAAACACGATCACATCAAAAGAATTTTCAACTAATTGTAATTAGCCACGATGAAAAGTTTTTATTCAAACTAGCCGAATTAAATAGCAATAAAGGCTTCTATGAACTCTATCGAAAATCAAA TGGATACTCGGCAATAAAATACTGTCAAATGAACGATCGAGATCGCATTGATACTAATATTATAAAGGACAGAATATCATCCGACGATGAGGTCTTTGAATATTCTACAGAAACAGAAGATACACCACAATCGGAGCGAAGTTCAAACGAAATATCACATTTAAAGAATTTATATCACAAGAAAAGATCTATTAGCGATCGTGATAGCGAAGAACATACTGAAAGTATACCATCAAAAAAAAGATATGTTTTAGACATGTAA
- the LOC143342191 gene encoding methionyl-tRNA formyltransferase, mitochondrial isoform X2 — MVFFNLPISGTKQFLYTSRKLKKTLLSIVKTTAHSYDVCNRKSHSISQNAPWNVLFFGTDKFSVESLKILHNKRESKVLQRLEVVTVNKGKENAIIKYAKENGIIIHDWPIEINVSKKFHIGIVVSFGHLIPSNIINSFPLGMLNVHASLLPRWRGAAPIIYSLMNGEQETGVTIMKILPKKFDIGEIVLQKQIDIGEHETLPELYAKLAKFGANLLGNIFDNLPQLMKSAVPQNETNVTYAPKITSKIALIKWNEMSANNVYNLHRALLGLYPLITTFQNTTIKLHDIKKIEKPVPTELTGEMPG, encoded by the exons ATGGTATTTTTTAATCTTCCAATATCAGgaacaaaacagtttttatataCATCGAGGAAATTGAAGAAAACATTGTTGTCGATTGTTAAAACAACAGCACATTCTTACGACGTTTGTAACAGAAAATCACATTCAATATCGCAAAATGCTCCGTGGAACGTATTATTTTTTGGTACGGACAAATTTTCTGTCGAGAGCTTGAAAATCTTACATAATAAGCG TGAATCTAAAGTTTTGCAACGATTAGAAGTTGTTACAGTAAACAAAGGAAAAGAAAATGCCATTATAAAGTATGCAAAGGAAAATGGAATTATTATACATGATTGGCCAATTGAAATTAATGTatctaaaaaatttcatattgggATAGTTGTTTCATTTGGTCATTTGATTCCATCCAACATCATAAATTCATTTCCATT GGGCATGTTAAATGTTCATGCTAGCTTATTGCCAAGATGGAGAGGAGCAGCACCAATAATTTATTCATTAATGAATGGAGAACAAGAAACAGGAGTTACAATAATGAAGATATTGCcaaaaaa attTGATATAGGAGAAATAGTGTTGCAAAAGCAAATTGATATTGGTGAGCATGAAACATTGCCAGAATTATATGCTAAATTAGCAAAATTTGGAGCAAATCTCTTAGGAAATATATTTGACAATTTACCACAATTAATGAAATCTGCAGTGCCTCAAAACGAAACGAATGTTACATATG CACCAAAAATAACATCAAAAATAGCTTTAATTAAGTGGAATGAAATGTCAGCAAACAATGTTTATAACTTACACCGTGCTCTTTTAGGATTGTATCCATTAATTACAACATTTCAGAATACAACAATAAAATTACATGATATCAAAAAGATCGAAAAACCAGTTCCAACAGAATTGACAGGAGAAATGCCAG GTTGA